From Sphingobium sp. B2D3C:
ATGCTGAAATCCGGCGACTAGCAACGCTTGATTGTCGAGGACCGGCCCTGTCCGGAGTGCCTCTGATGACTGCGCCGCGACCGACCGGCGCGCCTGCTCGGCCTTAATGAGGCGGCTCGCCTCCAGATGCGTAAACGCGAGCTTGTCGGAGAGCCGGTTCAGCAGCGTCGTCTTGCCCACACCCGACAGACCCAAGAGTGCAACGCGCCGACTCACATCGTGAACCCAAGTTGCGCATGGCGTAACAGCGCGCCCTGTTGCGCCCGGTCCAGATGTTTGATTGATTGGGGGGGATGGTCGGCGAACACTCTATCTCCCTTCAGGGTCTGCAGGTTCATGACCGGCTCGAAATGCCCGGCAAGCAGGAAGTTTATGACCTTGACCGGGCGAGCCGGCGTCGCCGCCATCATGGTGAGCTGCGTATCACTGTAGACCGACCGTCCGCCCGCGATGCGACGCAACTCTTCGGTCGACCGGGCAAGCGCCATCTCCTCGAAGATACCGACGGTCGTGATCGCCTGCGACGGAGGATGTCCAGACTTCCCCTTGTAGAAGAACAGGAGCGCGCCCGGCTGGACGATCTGCGCCTGCGCGCGGCACAGATACACTTTACGGATCGTGTTGCCTGGCGTGTGGATGCCGAAATCCGCGGCCGTGCCAAATAGGCTCAACTGACTGCGCTGCATCAGCTCCGGGAACAGGACTTCGTGATAGGCTTCCTGGATCGGGATGACATATGCGTTGACGCCCGTTCCCGTAGCGAACCGCGGATAGTTGCGGCGAGCAAGGTCAAAAAGGGACTGGCCCGGGACAATCGCGAGACGGTCCCGTGAGAGAGGCTTTTCATAAACCCGCTCACCGTTCGCGTTGTCATGGGTGTGCATGAAGCCATAGAATTCGAGCAGATCGATGAGGGTCGCCTGGCCTGCATAGGTGGTGAGGTAGACGACATCGTGCCGGTTCGTCTGTGCGTACCAGAGGATTTGCTTGAGCAGCAGCTCGCCGAGTTTGACCCCGCGGCTCTCGGGCCGCACCTTGAAGGTGCAGACCTTAAGGACTTTCGAGCCCGGCAGGCTCGCGTCGGTATCACCCGGCACCTCATCCTTGCGCACGACGAGTCCGGCAATCGCTCCTTCGTCGACGACCACCCAACATTTGCGCATCGGTTTTACGCATTTTTCACGCCACCACGCGTCGAAACCTATATAGTCGCCTCGCAGGCTCGCAAAGATCGGGTCATCCGCCGGAATGCGGTGCGCGTCCACCTCCTGTATCTGAGGAAGCGCTACCTCGATCGGTTCGTAGGTGGTGCGCAGGAACGACACGGCGTCTGCGACGTAGAGGACCCGGTCGCCAAGCGTTGCCGAAGTGCGCCGGGCGCGTTCATGTAGACCCTGATCTTCCGTAACGAGGAAGTCGGCCACGCCGATTTCCAGAGCATGCAGCAGCGTCGCATCGACCAGATCATTGGGCTTTCGGATTGGTCCGAACCGCGCCTCGAGCGCGGGCTGATCCAGGCCGATCACTTTGTCGATGACGGGGAATTTGCGAATTTTGCTGAGCGAGACACGGCGCCGCGCTTGATCGCGATCGCGCTGAATGTCGTCGACTGCCGCGGCATGGACGAACACGCCCACGCCGTAGCGCGCCGTCAGTTGTAGCAGCGCGGCGAAGTTTGGGGCGACCTCTGCATGATCCTCGAGGCCGATGAAGACATTGGTATCAATTAGGTACTTCGGAACACTCATAGGTGAGGGCTTCCCGCATCTGTGGGGTCGCGTAGAGGAAGGACTGCGGGGGCTCAAAGTTAAATCGGTCGCGGAGTTCACTCAGTTCGAGCGCGCGCCTGAGACGCCGGGCGCGTTTCAACTCGATGGCATAGCCGCGCTCAACACCGTCAAAATAGGTGTCGAAATCCTTGCGCGCGATGCAGGCCCGCTCCGCAAAGGTCTCCCAGATTTCTTCAGGTGCGCAGCGATGCACTTCTCCTATCTCGGCGATGCCGAGCAGCGCCCTAGTCGGGCTCGTCGCATAGATTAGCGCAGTCGTGCCTTTGGGCACTGACATCGGAAACCGCCGGCGCAGCTCGACCGTCTTGGCGCCGCTGACGATCTTATCACAATAGTCCGGCTTGATGCTGAACACGACATCACGCCGAGCCGGCAGCCGGTCCTCGCCGATTATCGGCAAAACGAGTTGGTTCTCATCGACCGGATCGAAGCGAAATTCGGCTTCATGCACATTCGCCACCAGTGCCGAGGCATCGTCGAACCGGGCATCGATCCGAAGTGTCGCGCCGAGCGCGCCGAGATAGTCCCGCAGCGTCGACACAAGAATGTCGCGCCGCTTCTCGACACGCGACAGCGCCGCCTGTCCGATATTCAGGCGTTCGGCGAGTTGCTCCTGCGTAAGGCCGGCAAGCTTGCGGATTTCCCGCAGACGTTGGCCGATATGCGCATCGTCCATCTCGCCATTCGCCGGCTTCGCCTCGAACACCTTACCGACAACCTTCATTCAGACCTCGCACCCGATCCGCACAACCGTCAGGAATATTACATCAAAGGCATATTCATGCTAGCATTTTGTTTCACGCAGGGCGCGCGCGATCACACCGAGAGCGTCTCCTTCTGGTCACCGACAAGGTGCATCAGCAATGTCCGGGAGCCAAGGACAGGCTCACCATAGGAATAGGACAACGGCTTGCCATCGCGGAAATAATGCTCGGTGACGCCCGGCAAGCTGTGTCTCGGCAGGGGGTTGCGGGCGGCGGGATTGTGAAACAGTTGCAACTCCTCACCCCACCGTTCGTCATGCCCCGCCTCAATCTCGTCCATGAACGGGTCGCCTTCCACTGCGTTGGGATCGGGGTTAAGCCGCAGACCGAACCGGAAATAGCAATGATCGGCAGCGCCGAACCCGGCCCCGACACCCATGCGATCGAATTTGGACATTGTGCCGGCGTTCGAGAACAGCACCGCAGATATGTTCTCGGCCCCCGGTAGATCGAAAAAGCCGGTTGGCACGACCTTCTCACCATAAACGTGATCGGCTCCTTTGGTCGCCTTCGTAACGAGCTGCCCCTCGACTAGCTCATAGTCGACTCGATGCCCGTAGAGATAGGGCCACAGCGCCGATTGCGTATAGGTCATCGACCCGACATTTCCGTCGCCACCAGGAATGTGGAAGTCCGCGATGGCAATGACAAACGGATTGCTCGCCGCGTCGCCGCGTTCCCAATAGTTCCTGCCGTCCTTGTCCTTCTTGTTAAGCTTACTGGTCAGGCTCGATCCGAACTTCATCGGCATATAGTCGGCGAGAAACGCCTTCATTTCCTCAGTGGTCTTAGGCTGGGGATGATTGGCAAGCGGTCCCCGCTGAGACGCAGTGACGGTGGTCGCCTCAACCGTGAATTTGAACCCTGGCCGCGAGCACAGAAAATCAGGCGCCTCGGGCTGGCGGACGTCGAAACCCATGTCGCGAAAGGCGGCCCAGAGGTAAAGTTCCCACATCCGCTGGTCAAATTGCGAAAATTGGAATTCTCGCACGAAATGCGGATCGGTCGGCGCCAGCCACGGCCCGATTTCGCGCAGCGCGGCGCGGGCTGGCGCGCGGCCAGGTGTGTCCATCAGGATGCGGAAATGTGGATGGAGGTCCTCCGGGTTTGTGCCAGCGGGTACCGTCAGTAGATCGGTCGGATAATTGGTCTCGTCGCCTTGGTCGCCAAGGGTCGGAATTTCATCGGACTCGATCGCGTCGGCAATGCGTTGGCGGACCCCTTGGGCGGCGTGCCCAGGCGTCCGCAAATCGACTGTCAGGTCGACACAGCGAAACCGGCCGATCCGGTCCCGGGCAAGCAGGATCCAGCCGAAATCATCATCGGTCCGGTCACGGAAGACGAGGCCGAGCAGCCGCTCTTCTTCGTCGCTCCAGTACGATATTTCTTCCGAAAACAGTGTGGTTGGAGACATCCGCGTGCCGATTGCTAGCAGATTGAATCGCTGTCGGGCCATCTCTTGCGTCAGGCACTGTTGGCGGCGCCACTTTGCAGCCTTTGCTTTTCCTTCTCCCATGCTGCCGATCCGACTCCTTACCCAGTGCCATCTCCATGGCTCCTCGCTCACATGGCTTCTAGAATAAACCGGTGATAGACTGAGCTACCAGCTAGCAATGACTGGTTTCGGCGGTCGCCGCCATTCTGAGCCAGCATGAGACCGGCGTGTCTTGGTCGAAGAGGGACGGCAGACCACCCTTGGCTTAACCGTATGGTGATGCTCGGCGTGTCGCTAAGATGGGGGTCGGGAAAACCATAACATTCATAACATGGACGCGATTTCAACGGCTTACACCATAACATCTACCATAATATTACCATAACCTGATTATGCCTTCTCGGAGTGATGTGCGACCTTGAAAAAGGCCTTTGTTTTCAATGACATTATGTTTTTCCGCGACTGAGGTTATCAAATATTATGGTGGAACCGTAACCACTAGAATGGCAGTTTTCCGAGGGTTTTACGACTTCTACTCTCACACATTATGGATGTTATGGTTTTCCCGACCCACTCCTCTGACTTCGGCCGGAAGAGCAAATTCTCGAAAATATTTGTGCGAGTTCGGCCTGCGGAAGGCACGGATCGATTTCGCCTCCATTGACCGCTCTAGGTGCATGAATTCGCAACTTTTGCGGGAGCGGGAAGACCACTGACCGGCCTTAGAGCTGAGCCGATTTCCGGAGGCTGGTATGGTGCATCGAAACCGACCCAAAAAGTGCGCGGGCGAGGCGGGGGGAAAAGCGCGTTTCGCAGGGGGCCGGCGCGTAGAGGCGTTTGTCGGGCTGCGGATCGATGCTAGTCATGCGATCAGCGCTGGCGTTTGATGGAGGCCGCCATCTGCAATCACTTCCGGGCCGACCCCTCCAAGCTCTCGACATGGGCAGAGTATATCGGCGCCCACCTTCCCGAGACTGAGCTGCAAGCAGCATCCGAGGATATCTGGCCCCGCAAGCCCGCCATCGTGGCGCGCAGTAGTGAAGGGCAAACCATCGTTGATCAGATGATGTGGGGCGTCCCGCGAAAGATGCCCGGCAAGCGCCCCGGCACGACGATCACCAAGCACATCACCAACGTCCGCAATCTCGATAGTCCGTTCTGGCGATCAATGATCGCCGCGCCGGCGCAGCGTTGCCTTGTGCCCTTCACGCAGTTTGCCGAGCCGAAGATCGGCCAAGGGCGTGAGGAGTGGTGGTTCACGATCAATCAGCAGCCGGTGTCATGCTTCGCCGGGATCTGGCGTCCGAGCGAGGCCGGGATCGTCTTTGCGTTCCTGACCTGCGAACCCAACCCACTCGTCGCCCCGCTTCACCCGAAGGCCATGCCGGTCATTCTCCATCCCGAGGACTATCAGGTTTGGCTGACAGGTGATCTGGATACGGCTCGCGCTCTCGCACAGCCCTTTCCCAGCCAACTTATGGCAGTCGCCTGAACGTCAGGTGCGGTATCTCCGCAGAGCTTTCTTCCAGACCACCTTATCTGGAAGCGGGAGCAGGATCGTCTCCCTGTCCTGGCTCGTTTCGATCAGCATTGGCCGCACGCGCCTACCGAGAGCAGCCGAGCATCGCCGGCAATAAAATCTCATCCGGGCCTCGCAAAACGTGTCGTTCCAATGGCGTTGCTGAAACCACCACCATAGCCCGTGCGGATCAAAGGGCGCGGCATGTCCGCATCGGCACACCACGCGCACGGCGTTGTGCCATGCTGCCGCTTCGAAAATACACGTCGCGACCCTTATGTCGCCAACATAGCGGGCCACTTCATCGCGCAGTGTTCAGCAGCTTCGCGCATGCGAGCGCACCAAACATAAAAGGTCCCTCGTCTCGCGCGCCTGCGCGGATCTCTTCCAAAAACTGGCGGTTACCGTGGCCGCGCTCTTCCAGCGCCTTCGCGACGGCGTCGCGAATGTCGTCAATTCGGTCCATGTGCATGTTCTCCTGATAGAGAACATATGTGGAACACGGTGCGATTCGGTCAATGGAAGAATCTCGGGAAACTTGGCTGACGCGACGAACTGTCGTAAAAGCAGAATTGCAGGCGCCGACTCTGTCGGCTCTGCTTGGCGGTGCCCATCCCCCCCGGATACAACCGCCAAGAAAGAGGGGCGTCGCTCTGCGGCGCCCCTCCATTCTTATCTCGGTGCTGAGATATGCCAATCACATATCGCGTGGCCGGAACCGCACGACCTCAGCCCCGACCGCCTCATTCAAATCGAGAAACACCGACTGCAGAGGCGCCAGCTCCAGCTCAAAAAAGGCGTCCGTCGCCTTCGTCACATCGCCAAAGCCACCCGCGTTCGCCGGTACAATGCCAAGCAATTGCGGCGGCACCCGGTGCGCGGCCAGCACGTCATCGCGCGTGGTGTTCTTGATGCCGAGGAATTCATCGCTCGCGCCCATCTGGGCGATCGGCAGCAGCTTGATCCCGTTCTCTTTCCCGTTGGGCGAGTGAACGAACAGATTGCGGAAGTTGCCCGGCCCACGCGATCGCTTGAGCGCATCGCGCATCTTGTCCACGTCCCCCTCGGCAAATTCGCCGGTCGCATACATGATATAGCCCGCATGGCTCCCGTTTTCATAATAGCGGCGGCGAAACAGGGTGGCATTCTCGTTGAGCAGGGCTGACTGCAGGGCCGATATATATTCCGGCACGCCATAGATCTCCTGATTGAGATCTGGCGCGAGGAGCTGGTGGACGGTGCCGAGGGGGAATTGCTCCTCATTCCTGAACCCCGGCACCCACCAGAAGGCGCCCGGCACGACGCCCCGCCGAGTATATTTGGCGAGCGGATGATCGAGGCGCAGCAGATCGCCCAGGCGGTTGCGGATCTCCTGCGCATAAGCGTTACCGAGCACGAGATAATCGAGCACCATGCCGGCGAACACCTTGCGGCTCAGCCAGCGTGTTGGCTCGAGGCTGGCAGCCAGCATGTTGCGCTTGAGCATGATCGCGCTCGAGTGATGCGGCGAGGCTCGAAACGCACGGGAAAGGCCGTTGAGCGAGATCGGCGGCTCATACCAGCGGCCATTGTGCCCGCACTCCATCATATCGAGCATGGTAGCGCGGCTCAGCACCGGCTCGGGATCGCCGAAGCTGAAGGCTTGCACCTCGCCGACGGTGGCCGGCATAGCGGTGGACAGGGCACGTGCAGTCTGGCGGCGGGACCGGCGCTTGCTCATTCGATTATCTCCATTGTGCCCTTGGGCTTTTCCTTGCCGTCGAGCGGCTCATTCATGAGGATGTGCATCGTGGCCCAGGCGAGATCCGCGTGGCCGTCATTGCCGCCGCGCCCGGCCTTGAACGTCATGCTGCGCCCGCTGGCGGTGAGGGTCTTTTTC
This genomic window contains:
- a CDS encoding GNAT family N-acetyltransferase, with the protein product MSVPKYLIDTNVFIGLEDHAEVAPNFAALLQLTARYGVGVFVHAAAVDDIQRDRDQARRRVSLSKIRKFPVIDKVIGLDQPALEARFGPIRKPNDLVDATLLHALEIGVADFLVTEDQGLHERARRTSATLGDRVLYVADAVSFLRTTYEPIEVALPQIQEVDAHRIPADDPIFASLRGDYIGFDAWWREKCVKPMRKCWVVVDEGAIAGLVVRKDEVPGDTDASLPGSKVLKVCTFKVRPESRGVKLGELLLKQILWYAQTNRHDVVYLTTYAGQATLIDLLEFYGFMHTHDNANGERVYEKPLSRDRLAIVPGQSLFDLARRNYPRFATGTGVNAYVIPIQEAYHEVLFPELMQRSQLSLFGTAADFGIHTPGNTIRKVYLCRAQAQIVQPGALLFFYKGKSGHPPSQAITTVGIFEEMALARSTEELRRIAGGRSVYSDTQLTMMAATPARPVKVINFLLAGHFEPVMNLQTLKGDRVFADHPPQSIKHLDRAQQGALLRHAQLGFTM
- a CDS encoding helix-turn-helix domain-containing protein, whose amino-acid sequence is MKVVGKVFEAKPANGEMDDAHIGQRLREIRKLAGLTQEQLAERLNIGQAALSRVEKRRDILVSTLRDYLGALGATLRIDARFDDASALVANVHEAEFRFDPVDENQLVLPIIGEDRLPARRDVVFSIKPDYCDKIVSGAKTVELRRRFPMSVPKGTTALIYATSPTRALLGIAEIGEVHRCAPEEIWETFAERACIARKDFDTYFDGVERGYAIELKRARRLRRALELSELRDRFNFEPPQSFLYATPQMREALTYECSEVPN
- a CDS encoding SOS response-associated peptidase encodes the protein MEAAICNHFRADPSKLSTWAEYIGAHLPETELQAASEDIWPRKPAIVARSSEGQTIVDQMMWGVPRKMPGKRPGTTITKHITNVRNLDSPFWRSMIAAPAQRCLVPFTQFAEPKIGQGREEWWFTINQQPVSCFAGIWRPSEAGIVFAFLTCEPNPLVAPLHPKAMPVILHPEDYQVWLTGDLDTARALAQPFPSQLMAVA
- a CDS encoding phage portal protein — protein: MSKRRSRRQTARALSTAMPATVGEVQAFSFGDPEPVLSRATMLDMMECGHNGRWYEPPISLNGLSRAFRASPHHSSAIMLKRNMLAASLEPTRWLSRKVFAGMVLDYLVLGNAYAQEIRNRLGDLLRLDHPLAKYTRRGVVPGAFWWVPGFRNEEQFPLGTVHQLLAPDLNQEIYGVPEYISALQSALLNENATLFRRRYYENGSHAGYIMYATGEFAEGDVDKMRDALKRSRGPGNFRNLFVHSPNGKENGIKLLPIAQMGASDEFLGIKNTTRDDVLAAHRVPPQLLGIVPANAGGFGDVTKATDAFFELELAPLQSVFLDLNEAVGAEVVRFRPRDM